A genomic segment from Necator americanus strain Aroian chromosome III, whole genome shotgun sequence encodes:
- a CDS encoding hypothetical protein (NECATOR_CHRIII.G9134.T3): MGSTISSERSTPYVNEESPKHYKMGTKFERDGSHRRRIGVPTPEGYRMGCDGFTDVELGRHSAIVSRTNFLCMSQEQTVDERLTYMHMCCRGIFRISKRKDVLISMKEFLLRKIKYWLSKCRR; encoded by the exons ATGGGTTCTACTATTTCAAGTGAACGAAGTACTCCTTACGTGAACGAA GAATCACCGAAGCATTACAAAATGGGGACCAAATTCGAAAGAGACGGGtcccaccggcgtcggattggtgtccCGACGCCAGAAGGCTAtagaatggggtgcgacggattcACCGACGTCGAATTGGGGCGCCATAGTGCAATAGTATCGCGCACTAACTTCCTGTGCATGTCGCAAGAG CAAACAGTCGACGAAAGATTGACGTACATGCACATGTGTTGCCGAGGGATATTCCGAATTTCCAAAAG GAAAGATGTACTCATCTCCATGAAGGAATTCCTccttagaaaaatcaaatattggCTATCGAAGTGTAGAAGATAA
- a CDS encoding hypothetical protein (NECATOR_CHRIII.G9134.T6) encodes MGCDGFTDVELGRHSAIVSRTNFLCMSQEQTVDERLTYMHMCCRGIFRISKRKDVLISMKEFLLRKIKYWLSKCRR; translated from the exons atggggtgcgacggattcACCGACGTCGAATTGGGGCGCCATAGTGCAATAGTATCGCGCACTAACTTCCTGTGCATGTCGCAAGAG CAAACAGTCGACGAAAGATTGACGTACATGCACATGTGTTGCCGAGGGATATTCCGAATTTCCAAAAG GAAAGATGTACTCATCTCCATGAAGGAATTCCTccttagaaaaatcaaatattggCTATCGAAGTGTAGAAGATAA
- a CDS encoding hypothetical protein (NECATOR_CHRIII.G9136.T1): MAKASHTLQKGAVVQHTAKAHDLKGQLPEGSMESLATTIRFVTLNCRTLSSELQQAALSRLLRYLCVPFAALQETRMRDRPVISIENYTIYCGDADENKVGGCAIAVRNDYKNLVEEFGSTSSRCAFIRLRDRGGRKLWIVSAHAPTESAEDNSKDAFYDELNALMSKIPSQQVVIVGIDANAKMGLEQQSDVLGKWYYAAERTSDNGDRLVDLSEQTGLIIASTFKRNHRRHQLTWQGSTLLTPEEQRKRKMRTLKLQLDYVLARNIPQSDIRKSRAVWDVAFDSDHRPVLLSFKIRFHKRNRGVPPQPKIDMAGLKDDECRRKFRKRVSIHVGVRTRKKLSDADSFTKCGSSRTLQGKRSRFYCRGRSLPLHLRKQNPHTIPYVSRAALVTSTRKSVLEGSCVVNCNKTAITSGRQERWSLRRRGRTGTRGKPTLY, encoded by the coding sequence atggccaaagcttcccatacattgcaaaaaggtgctgtcgtccagcacaccgccaaagcccatgacctgaaaggtcaactgcctgaagggagcatggaatctttggcaacaaccattcgtttcgtgacgctgaactgccgaacactatcgagtgaactccaacaagccgctctatccagacttctgcgatatctctgtgtgccttttgctgcactgcaggaaacacgcatgagagatcggcccgtcatcagcatcgaaaattacaccatatactgcggcgatgctgatgagaacaaagtaggtggctgcgcgatagctgtgaggaacgattacaagaacctggtggaggaatttggctcaacgtcgtctagatgcgcctttatacgactgcgggatcgcggaggacgtaaactctggatcgtaagtgctcacgcacctacggaaagcgctgaggacaacagtaaggacgccttctatgatgaactcaatgcgttgatgtctaaaataccaagccagcaggtggtcattgtcggaatcgacgcaaatgcaaagatgggactcgaacagcaatccgatgtgctaggaaaatggtactatgcagcggagcgcacgtcggacaacggtgaccgtctggtcgacttgtccgaacagacgggcctcatcatcgcttccacgtttaagaggaatcatcgacgccatcagctcacgtggcaggggtcaacccttttaacgcctgaagagcagcgcaagcggaagatgaggactcttaaacttcagctcgactacgttctggcgaggaacattcctcagtcagatatccgaaaatctagagctgtttgggacgtcgcgttcgactctgaccaccgtccagttcttctcagcttcaagatacggtttcacaagagaaaccgaggagttcctcctcaaccgaaaatcgacatggcaggtctgaaagacgatgaatgcagaagaaaattccgcaaacgtgtgtctattcatgttggagtacggaccaggaagaagcttagcgatgcggattccttcacaaagtgcggaagttccaggacgctgcaagggaaacgctcccggttctattgccgcggaagaagtttgcctttgcatctgcgaaaacaaaatccacatacaattccgtatgtgtcgcgcgcagcgctggtgacttcaaccaggaaaagcgtcttagaaggaagctgcgtcgtcaactgcaacaagaccgcgataacgagtggacgtcaagagcgatggagtttgagaaggcgtgggaggacaggaactcgcggaaagcctacgctctactaa
- a CDS encoding hypothetical protein (NECATOR_CHRIII.G9137.T1), whose amino-acid sequence MSSTLLMVAVGEATLPIWKEHFKTLLNRLAPSAPELEHVHRPTYAVNEEPPTESEVLVCIQKMKNGKSGGDDGISAEMLKYLPPSGIREMTKIIRSIWISERIPDSWRHAIIIPLHKKLSVTDPRNYRGISLLRVMYKVLEHIILDRLIKHREETTRDKQAGFRPSRSTIDQVFIVRRVIEIWQRYSKPMQLAFLDFEAAFDSPHRGRLLNALRADGVPGKFVRLLDDMNQRTTAAVRTPAGCTTPFEVVTGVRQGAVAGPFLFNFAIDDIMRRTVDKCPADIVLAPSGCPLTDLEYADDVVIFVESSTKLQHVVNLVSKQGAAYGLRLRPDKCKQMWISSRPRTGIRVDGQPIELVDEFCYLGCTLKNDGSYEKDVQQRCAKATSAFNSLTKCLWSTPITNEVKLRVYLSAIRPIMMYRSETWAAPSTVMERLDCTERKLLRRLLGYFWPRVCHNEDLYAEIDVVYRRMTRGRHQHLAPPSKVSKVNRLRFFGHILRRPADRLVQRVLRSSSGSSWKKPPGRKRKFWTEAVTEDLRTLGVEKQFRRDKIEKVGQSCVQGRHTSAKMRVIASGDDISPPIKSIACFVLFLADWTQVGGFTLSKTNYESCTGWHVFMKTRHCYKIFRYTTNWNKAKEFCESIGAHLAVANSLEEFEFMKILHLLSFNKYTTWVGLYRDATSNRGWRWIDGSTQMFYVWNEGEPNNLGGQENYGNLEPNGLMNDNRVDAWGHNLAVMCESENCGDGLQAN is encoded by the exons atgtcctcaacactgctaatggtagctgtcggtgaagcaacccttcctatttggaaggaacacttcaagaccttgctgaaccggctagcaccgtcagctcctgaactcgaacacgttcatagaccgacatatgcggttaacgaggagccaccgaccgagtcggaggtcctggtctgtattcagaaaatgaagaatggaaaatctggtggagacgacgggattagcgcagaaatgctaaaatatcttcctccgtctgggattcgtgagatgacaaagatcatccgttcaatatggataagcgaaaggatacctgattcgtggagacacgctatcataattcccctccacaagaagttatccgtcacggacccaaggaattatcgaggaatctctttgctgcgtgttatgtacaaggtactggagcacattatcctggaccgactcattaaacatcgcgaagaaacaacgcgcgacaagcaagctggctttcgtcctagccgatctacgattgaccaggtgttcatcgtcaggagagtgatcgaaatctggcagcggtattcgaaaccaatgcaactagcgtttctggactttgaagccgcgttcgactctcctcaccgaggccgtcttctgaacgcgcttcgcgccgatggagtaccaggaaagttcgttcgcttgcttgatgacatgaatcaacgaacaactgctgcagttcgaacaccagccggatgtacaacaccgtttgaagtggtaactggagtaagacaaggggcagtggcaggacctttcctgttcaatttcgcaatcgacgacattatgcgaagaacagtcgacaagtgtcctgccgacattgtcttagcaccatctgggtgccccttgactgacctcgagtacgccgacgatgttgttatattcgtggaaagcagtacgaaacttcaacatgttgtcaaccttgtatcgaagcagggtgcagcctatggactacgcctacgccctgataaatgcaagcagatgtggatctcttcgagaccacgaacgggaatcagggtggacggacaaccgatagaactcgtcgatgagttctgttacctaggctgtacgctgaagaacgatggcagctacgagaaagatgttcagcaaaggtgcgctaaggccacttctgcatttaactccttaacgaaatgcctgtggtcgacccccatcaccaacgaagtcaagctgcgagtctacctatccgcaattcgccccatcatgatgtacagaTCGgaaacttgggcagcaccatcaacggttatggagaggcttgactgcacggaacgaaagctgcttagacggctacttggctacttttggcctagggtatgtcacaatgaagatctttacgcagaaattgatgtggtataccggcggatgacacgtggaagacatcaacatcttgcaccgccatcgaaagtctctaaagtaaatcgtcttcgcttctttggtcatatattaaggagaccggcagatcgccttgttcaacgagttttgaggagttcgtcgggttcgagctggaagaagccacctggccgaaaacggaagttctggactgaggcggtgacagaggacctgaggacactcggcgtggagaagcagttcaggcgagac aagatcgagaaggttgggcagagctgtgttcaaggacggcacacctcggcgaagatgcgggtaatcgcgtcaggcgatgacatcagcccgccgattaa GTCAATCGCttgctttgttctttttctggcTGATTGGACTCAAGTTGGAGGGTTCACGCTCAGCAAAACTAATTATGAGTCATGTACCGGATGGCACGTATTTATGAAGACTCGCCACTGTTACAAA ATTTTCCGATATACAACAAATTGGAATAAGGCAAAAGAGTTTTGTGAAAGTATTGGTGCTCATCTCGCGGTAGCTAACTCTCTCGAAGAATTCGAGTTCATGAAAA TATTACATCTACTGAGCTTCAATAAGTACACAACATGGGTTGGACTTTATCGTGATGCCACGTCCAACCGTGGTTGGAGGTGGATAGACGGTTCGACACAAATGTTTTACGTTTGGAACGAAGGCGAACCAAACAACTTAGGTGGACAAGAAAATTACGGGAAT CTGGAGCCTAACGGCCTAATGAACGACAACCGTGTTGATGCGTGGGGACACAATTTGGCTGTTATGTGCGAGTCGGAAAATTGCGGTGATGGCCTCCAAGcaaactaa
- a CDS encoding hypothetical protein (NECATOR_CHRIII.G9138.T1), producing MRKSLFGIQLCDQTATSAAKPHDLWIGEVESAANDDREACLHGRNSVTAVDRLLDRLMTVKVDTGEVESRVVSAYAPQMG from the exons ATGCGTAAAAGTCTATTTGGGATTCAGCTCTGTGATCAAACAGCCACATCGGCGGCGAAGCCCCATGATCTATGGATTGGAGAAGTGGAAAGCGCCGCCAACGATGATAGAGAAGCTTGTCTGCATGGAAG aaatagcgtcacagctGTGGATCGACTATTGGATCGCTTGATgactgtaaaagtagatacaggagaagtggaatcgCGAGTTGtatctgcttatgcgccacagatgggctga
- a CDS encoding hypothetical protein (NECATOR_CHRIII.G9139.T1) has translation MNMKSDKDDEVIPEMLKSLRILLKAEIRMDNSRFAIIIHVEKNSVIKQPHRRRSPMIYGLEKWKAPPTMIEKLVCMEEARAYPRSDTHCPRPGIVANMRGLPARGRSRPKKLILHRQQHPVLLATLNVGTLTGRSRELADSLRKRCVDICCVQETRWKDSKSRELGHG, from the exons atgaatatgaagtCTGATAAAGACGACGAAGTAATcccagaaatgctgaaatctcttcgaATTCTGCTTAAAGCTGAAATCCGAATGGATAACTCACGGTTCGCTATCATCATTCATGTTGAAAAGAA CTCTGTGATCAAACAGCCACATCGGCGGCGAAGCCCCATGATCTATGGATTGGAGAAGTGGAAAGCGCCGCCAACGATGATAGAGAAGCTTGTCTGCATGGAAG aagctagggcgtaccccagaagcgacacgcattgtcctcgcccgggcattgtggcaaatatgcgagggctaccggctagaggacggagccggccaaagaagttaatcctccatcgccagcaacatccagtgctcttggcaacacttaacgttgggacgcttactggaagaagtcgtgaactggcagacagtctcagaaaacgctgtgttgacatatgttgtgtacaggagactcgctggaaagactccaagtcaagggaattaggccATGGCTaa